The following proteins are co-located in the Doryrhamphus excisus isolate RoL2022-K1 chromosome 3, RoL_Dexc_1.0, whole genome shotgun sequence genome:
- the LOC131125256 gene encoding tensin-3-like isoform X1 — MLSAKQEGPRFNMEEGYELDLTYITERIIAVSFPLGCLEEIYAHNLKDVTRMLKSKHADNYLIINLSEKRQDLSKMNPKTLDTGWPDLHAPPLDKICTICKAMESWLNADPLHVVVIHCRGGKGRIGVVISSFVHFTDVSASADQALDRFAMRKYYDDKVSALMTPSQKRYVWILNSLLSGSMKINTSPLFLHCIILHGIPNFDSSGVCRPYVRVYQAMQAVYSSGIYHIGPGHRGRICVTLEPAQLLKGDIMIKCYHKSEVSSEREVIFQLQFHTGAVRGYNLMFDKEDMEAANKDHRFPDYGKVELIFSEGPEKIPGADRWQNGVDVTVDYNTVDPLIRWDSYQNICDAEVPRTQSLSQDKPSTKRNPNGDEATLGRGACTTSATSSPDHSDHALSVSSDSGLSSTSLWADKPTPLSTAVTSATIRSNKVPSHQEKVQLKRLLSRFGVEDPSLEEMEDPPPRVVIHQIVPAQVHINGDPHPQDRETDILDDEVITGNDLHSVDSFGTLSSSCHKSSQNSLLSDGFGSPGGEEQQSQTHVHHPASSAMEDFERHYGEGRRGHLGSKSNSVVTSNPSSASVPKQHVYRQGSYSTHSWVRQQQMVAVQQLIYMPEDGNDTERYPGNKQGSSSPKDGLSMEQQNSTSLRSTAPHKEQAMLNNNNNNKRDEEFKSLTMDIDNSIDQLNQLIMDLDPTFVPLSNQNESMKKNGGNHLNSSASKCSNGIDVRFSEKNTQQTAVQFNDGCGDVTRSFSRQGSDVTDLPSFCSSGWVAPEYSNQRIYSPCVSQSEHTVLCRNDSADYRGQGPDTDSGVEAGCDITPPTPAFPISPPTPYVKNMSEFTHSFRQTPSPSMQSYGGYRTDHESQGFSEMMNHAGVDVSYSTINCHRTLNAAQSAAMVGSHQRTDSPLVNQSWQGEHPILNHQASSTNIPSARQAPQCSASQDYGHHHVHPAPNAHSSPRSSQRSRMACYTLNHSPAQSFNEQEDTGVGYSSDCPTSTLSVLGNGAMERDILNSLDGNQSQLHQLQPPHLPEKKRASDGENSLGRASPALSGFSSPHSGSSLSIPFPNVLPDLSAQMPGTGSLLPDVLNSKQVTVKFVQDTSKFWYKPDISRDQAISVLKDKEPGCFIVRDSHSFRGAYGLAMKVATPPPSVIQQTKKGGDLSNELVRHFLIECTQRGVRLKGCPNEPYFGSLTALVCQHSITPLALPCKLIIPDRDPLEDVVENTSQSVTNSAAELLKQGAACNVWYLGSVDMESLTGVQAVQKATGMTLSSNPPPISTVVHFKVSSQGITLTDNQRKLFFRRHYNVNTVIFCALDPQDRKWKKDGCLSAKIFGFVARKSGTSMDNVCHLFAEHDPEQPASAIVNFVSKVMIGSHKSK; from the exons ATGCTGTCTGCAAAG CAGGAGGGACCCAGATTCAACATGGAGGAGGGTTACGAGCTGGACTTGACTTATATCACAGAGCGCATCATTGCCGTGTCCTTCCCTCTGGGATGCCTGGAAGAGATCTATGCTCACAACCTGAAGGATGTTACTCGAATGCTGAAGTCCAAGCATGCCGACAATTACCTG ATTATCAACCTATCAGAGAAAAGGCAGGACCTGTCAAAAATGAATCCAAAG acTCTGGATACAGGCTGGCCCGATCTGCACGCCCCACCTTTGGATAAGATCTGCACCATTTGTAAAGCCATGGAGAGCTGGCTCAATGCTGACCCGCTTCACGTCGTTGTTATACACTGCAGG GGCGGCAAAGGTCGAATCGGTGTTGTCATTTCATCCTTTGTCCATTTCACCGATGTATCTGCCAG TGCTGATCAGGCACTGGACCGCTTCGCTATGAGGAAATACTACGACGACAAGGTGTCTGCTCTGATGACACCGTCACAGAAGCG GTATGTTTGGATCCTCAACAGTCTTCTAAGCGGATCCATGAAGATCAACACCTCACCTTTGTTCCTGCACTGCATCATCCTGCATGGAATACCCAATTTTGACTCCTCGGGAG TTTGCCGACCGTACGTCAGAGTCTACCAGGCAATGCAAGCAGTGTATTCATCCGGAATCTA TCACATTGGTCCAGGCCACAGGGGGCGGATTTGTGTCACCTTGGAGCCGGCCCAGCTTCTGAAAGGGGACATAATG ATTAAATGTTACCATAAGAGTGAGGTTTCTTCTGAGCGCGAAGTTATCTTCCAGCTGCAGTTCCACACAGGAGCGGTGCGGGGTTACAACTTGATGTTTGATAAAGAGGACATGGAGGCTGCCAACAAAG ATCACAGATTTCCAGATTATGGCAAAGTAGAGCTGATTTTCTCTGAGGGACCAGAGAAGATTCCAG GTGCTGACAGATGGCAGAACGGCGTTGATGTTACAGTGGACTACAACACTGTCGACCCGCTCATCCGCTGGGACTCCTACCAGAACATCTGTGATGCTGAAG TACCTCGCACTCAAAGCCTAAGTCAGGACAAACCGTCCACCAAGAGAAACCCCAACGGAGACGAGGCCACGCTAGGCCGAGGGGCCTGCACCACTTCTGCGACCTCCAGTCCCGACCACAGTGACCACGCCCTCTCTGTCAGCAGCGATTCTGGCCTGTCTAGCACCTCCCTTTGGGCCGACAAGCCCACACCTTTGTCCACTGCTGTCACGTCTGCCACCATCCGCTCCAACAAGGTCCCCAGTCACCAGGAGAAAGTCCAGCTCAAACGGCTTTTAAGCAGATTTGGAGTTGAGGACCCCTCgctggaggagatggaggaTCCACCCCCAAGAGTGGTCATCCATCAGATAGTCCCAGCTCAAGTGCATATTAATGGAGATCCACATCCTCAAGACAGGGAGACTGACATCTTGGATGATGAAGTCATTACAGGGAATGATCTGCATAGTGTTGACAGCTTTGGGACATTGTCATCGTCCTGCCACAAGAGCAGTCAGAACTCCCTCCTCTCTGATGGCTTTGGTAGTCCTGGAGGGGAGGAGCAGCAAAGCCAGACTCACGTTCATCACCCTGCATCTTCTGCCATGGAGGACTTTGAGAGACATTATGGTGAGGGTAGAAGGGGCCATCTTGGCTCCAAGAGCAACTCAGTGGTCACTTCCAACCCTAGCAGCGCTTCCGTGCCAAAGCAGCATGTATACAGACAGGGAAGCTACTCCACACATTCATGGGTCCGTCAACAGCAGATGGTTGCTGTGCAACAGCTCATCTACATGCCTGAGGATGGAAATGACACAGAAAGGTACCCAGGCAACAAACAAGGGAGTAGTTCACCTAAAGACGGCTTGTCCATGGAGCAGCAGAACTCAACTTCTCTGAGAAGTACAGCTCCTCACAAGGAACAGGCGATgctcaacaataacaacaataacaaacgcGATGAGGAGTTCAAATCTCTAACGATGGACATTGATAACTCCATAGACCAGCTTAACCAGCTCATCATGGACCTGGATCCCACCTTTGTGCCTCTCTCCAACCAAAACGAGTCCATGAAGAAGAACGGAGGCAACCACTTGAATAGCTCGgcttccaaatgctcaaacgGCATTGATGTCAGATTCAGTGAGAAGAACACACAGCAGACAG CTGTGCAGTTCAATGATGGGTGCGGGGATGTCACTCGGAGTTTCAGTCGTCAGGGAAGTGATGTCACGGATCTCCCAAGCTTTTGCAGCTCAGGGTGGGTGGCGCCAGAGTACAGCAACCAGAGGATATACTCCCCCTGTGTGTCACAGTCTGAG CATACCGTGTTGTGCAGGAACGACAGTGCTGATTATAGGGGACAAGGTCCAGATACAGACAGCGGGGTTGAAGCTGGGTGTGACATCACTCCTCCCACACCTGCCTTCCCTATATCTCCACCTACACCCTATG tgAAAAATATGTCAGaattcactcattccttccggCAAACACCGTCTCCCAGCATGCAGTCTTATGGAGGCTATAGAACTGACCATG AATCGCAGGGATTTTCAGAGATGATGAATCATGCTGGAGTTGATGTGTCATACTCTACTATCAACTGCCACAGGACGCTAAATGCTGCACAATCTGCCGCCATGGTTGGGTCCCATCAGAGGACAGATAG TCCATTAGTGAACCAGTCCTGGCAGGGGGAACATCCTATCCTGAACCATCAAGCCTCTTCAACCAACATCCCCTCCGCTAGACAAGCCCCCCAGTGCTCTGCCTCACAGGACTATGGCCACCACCATGTCCACCCGGCGCCTAATGCCCACAGCTCGCCTCGTAGCAGCCAGCGTAGCCGTATGGCTTGCTACACCCTGAACCACAGTCCAGCCCAAAGCTTTAACGAGCAAGAGGACACGGGTGTAGGTTACAGTTCGGATTGTCCCACTTCCACCTTGTCTGTACTCGGAAACGGGGCTATGGAAAGAGATATACTCAACTCTTTGGATGGCAATCAGTCACAGCTCCACCAATTGCAACCCCCACATCTGCCTGAGAAGAAGAGGGCATCGGACGGGGAGAATTCACTGGGAAGAGCCTCTCCGGCGCTAAGTGGTTTCTCAAGTCCACACAGTGGGAGCTCGCTGAGTATCCCCTTTCCTAATGTCTTACCTGATCTGTCTGCACAAATGCCAGGAACAGGCTCACTTCTGCCAG ATGTTCTTAACAGCAAGCAGGTTACTGTCAAATTTGTACAGGACACATCCAAATTCTGGTACAAGCCTGACATCTCAAGAGACCAAG CTATTTCAGTCTTAAAGGACAAAGAGCCAGGCTGCTTCATTGTGCGGGACAGCCATTCATTCAGGGGGGCCTACGGTCTGGCGATGAAGGTGGCCACACCTCCACCTTCAGTTATCCAGCAGACCAAGAAAG gcggagatctTTCTAATGAATTAGTGCGCCACTTCCTGATTGAATGCACACAGAGGGGGGTTCGCTTGAAGGGTTGCCCCAATGAGCCTTATTTTG gaagtTTAACTGCACTGGTTTGCCAACATTCAATTACTCCCTTGGCTCTACCTTGCAAACTCATCATTCCAGACAGAG ACCCACTAGAGGATGTTGTGGAGAACACCTCACAGTCAGTCACCAACTCTGCTGCAGAGCTCCTCAAACAAGGAGCAG CTTGTAACGTGTGGTACCTAGGCTCGGTGGACATGGAGTCCCTGACGGGGGTCCAGGCGGTGCAGAAGGCCACCGGTATGACTCTGAGCTCTAATCCTCCTCCAATTTCCACGGTGGTACATTTCAAGGTGTCCTCACAGGGAATCACCCTCACTGACAACCAGAGGAA GCTTTTCTTCAGGAGGCATTACAACGTCAACACTGTTATATTTTGTGCTTTGGACCCTCAAGATAGAAA GTGGAAAAAGGATGGCTGTCTATCAGCAAA gatttttggctttgtggccAGAAAAAGCGGCACTTCCATGGACAACGTGTGTCACCTGTTTGCAGAGCACGACCCTGAGCAACCGGCAAGTGCCATCGTCAATTTTGTGTCCAAGGTGATGATTGGCTCGCATAAGAGTAAGTGA
- the LOC131125256 gene encoding tensin-3-like isoform X2 — MLSAKEGPRFNMEEGYELDLTYITERIIAVSFPLGCLEEIYAHNLKDVTRMLKSKHADNYLIINLSEKRQDLSKMNPKTLDTGWPDLHAPPLDKICTICKAMESWLNADPLHVVVIHCRGGKGRIGVVISSFVHFTDVSASADQALDRFAMRKYYDDKVSALMTPSQKRYVWILNSLLSGSMKINTSPLFLHCIILHGIPNFDSSGVCRPYVRVYQAMQAVYSSGIYHIGPGHRGRICVTLEPAQLLKGDIMIKCYHKSEVSSEREVIFQLQFHTGAVRGYNLMFDKEDMEAANKDHRFPDYGKVELIFSEGPEKIPGADRWQNGVDVTVDYNTVDPLIRWDSYQNICDAEVPRTQSLSQDKPSTKRNPNGDEATLGRGACTTSATSSPDHSDHALSVSSDSGLSSTSLWADKPTPLSTAVTSATIRSNKVPSHQEKVQLKRLLSRFGVEDPSLEEMEDPPPRVVIHQIVPAQVHINGDPHPQDRETDILDDEVITGNDLHSVDSFGTLSSSCHKSSQNSLLSDGFGSPGGEEQQSQTHVHHPASSAMEDFERHYGEGRRGHLGSKSNSVVTSNPSSASVPKQHVYRQGSYSTHSWVRQQQMVAVQQLIYMPEDGNDTERYPGNKQGSSSPKDGLSMEQQNSTSLRSTAPHKEQAMLNNNNNNKRDEEFKSLTMDIDNSIDQLNQLIMDLDPTFVPLSNQNESMKKNGGNHLNSSASKCSNGIDVRFSEKNTQQTAVQFNDGCGDVTRSFSRQGSDVTDLPSFCSSGWVAPEYSNQRIYSPCVSQSEHTVLCRNDSADYRGQGPDTDSGVEAGCDITPPTPAFPISPPTPYVKNMSEFTHSFRQTPSPSMQSYGGYRTDHESQGFSEMMNHAGVDVSYSTINCHRTLNAAQSAAMVGSHQRTDSPLVNQSWQGEHPILNHQASSTNIPSARQAPQCSASQDYGHHHVHPAPNAHSSPRSSQRSRMACYTLNHSPAQSFNEQEDTGVGYSSDCPTSTLSVLGNGAMERDILNSLDGNQSQLHQLQPPHLPEKKRASDGENSLGRASPALSGFSSPHSGSSLSIPFPNVLPDLSAQMPGTGSLLPDVLNSKQVTVKFVQDTSKFWYKPDISRDQAISVLKDKEPGCFIVRDSHSFRGAYGLAMKVATPPPSVIQQTKKGGDLSNELVRHFLIECTQRGVRLKGCPNEPYFGSLTALVCQHSITPLALPCKLIIPDRDPLEDVVENTSQSVTNSAAELLKQGAACNVWYLGSVDMESLTGVQAVQKATGMTLSSNPPPISTVVHFKVSSQGITLTDNQRKLFFRRHYNVNTVIFCALDPQDRKWKKDGCLSAKIFGFVARKSGTSMDNVCHLFAEHDPEQPASAIVNFVSKVMIGSHKSK, encoded by the exons ATGCTGTCTGCAAAG GAGGGACCCAGATTCAACATGGAGGAGGGTTACGAGCTGGACTTGACTTATATCACAGAGCGCATCATTGCCGTGTCCTTCCCTCTGGGATGCCTGGAAGAGATCTATGCTCACAACCTGAAGGATGTTACTCGAATGCTGAAGTCCAAGCATGCCGACAATTACCTG ATTATCAACCTATCAGAGAAAAGGCAGGACCTGTCAAAAATGAATCCAAAG acTCTGGATACAGGCTGGCCCGATCTGCACGCCCCACCTTTGGATAAGATCTGCACCATTTGTAAAGCCATGGAGAGCTGGCTCAATGCTGACCCGCTTCACGTCGTTGTTATACACTGCAGG GGCGGCAAAGGTCGAATCGGTGTTGTCATTTCATCCTTTGTCCATTTCACCGATGTATCTGCCAG TGCTGATCAGGCACTGGACCGCTTCGCTATGAGGAAATACTACGACGACAAGGTGTCTGCTCTGATGACACCGTCACAGAAGCG GTATGTTTGGATCCTCAACAGTCTTCTAAGCGGATCCATGAAGATCAACACCTCACCTTTGTTCCTGCACTGCATCATCCTGCATGGAATACCCAATTTTGACTCCTCGGGAG TTTGCCGACCGTACGTCAGAGTCTACCAGGCAATGCAAGCAGTGTATTCATCCGGAATCTA TCACATTGGTCCAGGCCACAGGGGGCGGATTTGTGTCACCTTGGAGCCGGCCCAGCTTCTGAAAGGGGACATAATG ATTAAATGTTACCATAAGAGTGAGGTTTCTTCTGAGCGCGAAGTTATCTTCCAGCTGCAGTTCCACACAGGAGCGGTGCGGGGTTACAACTTGATGTTTGATAAAGAGGACATGGAGGCTGCCAACAAAG ATCACAGATTTCCAGATTATGGCAAAGTAGAGCTGATTTTCTCTGAGGGACCAGAGAAGATTCCAG GTGCTGACAGATGGCAGAACGGCGTTGATGTTACAGTGGACTACAACACTGTCGACCCGCTCATCCGCTGGGACTCCTACCAGAACATCTGTGATGCTGAAG TACCTCGCACTCAAAGCCTAAGTCAGGACAAACCGTCCACCAAGAGAAACCCCAACGGAGACGAGGCCACGCTAGGCCGAGGGGCCTGCACCACTTCTGCGACCTCCAGTCCCGACCACAGTGACCACGCCCTCTCTGTCAGCAGCGATTCTGGCCTGTCTAGCACCTCCCTTTGGGCCGACAAGCCCACACCTTTGTCCACTGCTGTCACGTCTGCCACCATCCGCTCCAACAAGGTCCCCAGTCACCAGGAGAAAGTCCAGCTCAAACGGCTTTTAAGCAGATTTGGAGTTGAGGACCCCTCgctggaggagatggaggaTCCACCCCCAAGAGTGGTCATCCATCAGATAGTCCCAGCTCAAGTGCATATTAATGGAGATCCACATCCTCAAGACAGGGAGACTGACATCTTGGATGATGAAGTCATTACAGGGAATGATCTGCATAGTGTTGACAGCTTTGGGACATTGTCATCGTCCTGCCACAAGAGCAGTCAGAACTCCCTCCTCTCTGATGGCTTTGGTAGTCCTGGAGGGGAGGAGCAGCAAAGCCAGACTCACGTTCATCACCCTGCATCTTCTGCCATGGAGGACTTTGAGAGACATTATGGTGAGGGTAGAAGGGGCCATCTTGGCTCCAAGAGCAACTCAGTGGTCACTTCCAACCCTAGCAGCGCTTCCGTGCCAAAGCAGCATGTATACAGACAGGGAAGCTACTCCACACATTCATGGGTCCGTCAACAGCAGATGGTTGCTGTGCAACAGCTCATCTACATGCCTGAGGATGGAAATGACACAGAAAGGTACCCAGGCAACAAACAAGGGAGTAGTTCACCTAAAGACGGCTTGTCCATGGAGCAGCAGAACTCAACTTCTCTGAGAAGTACAGCTCCTCACAAGGAACAGGCGATgctcaacaataacaacaataacaaacgcGATGAGGAGTTCAAATCTCTAACGATGGACATTGATAACTCCATAGACCAGCTTAACCAGCTCATCATGGACCTGGATCCCACCTTTGTGCCTCTCTCCAACCAAAACGAGTCCATGAAGAAGAACGGAGGCAACCACTTGAATAGCTCGgcttccaaatgctcaaacgGCATTGATGTCAGATTCAGTGAGAAGAACACACAGCAGACAG CTGTGCAGTTCAATGATGGGTGCGGGGATGTCACTCGGAGTTTCAGTCGTCAGGGAAGTGATGTCACGGATCTCCCAAGCTTTTGCAGCTCAGGGTGGGTGGCGCCAGAGTACAGCAACCAGAGGATATACTCCCCCTGTGTGTCACAGTCTGAG CATACCGTGTTGTGCAGGAACGACAGTGCTGATTATAGGGGACAAGGTCCAGATACAGACAGCGGGGTTGAAGCTGGGTGTGACATCACTCCTCCCACACCTGCCTTCCCTATATCTCCACCTACACCCTATG tgAAAAATATGTCAGaattcactcattccttccggCAAACACCGTCTCCCAGCATGCAGTCTTATGGAGGCTATAGAACTGACCATG AATCGCAGGGATTTTCAGAGATGATGAATCATGCTGGAGTTGATGTGTCATACTCTACTATCAACTGCCACAGGACGCTAAATGCTGCACAATCTGCCGCCATGGTTGGGTCCCATCAGAGGACAGATAG TCCATTAGTGAACCAGTCCTGGCAGGGGGAACATCCTATCCTGAACCATCAAGCCTCTTCAACCAACATCCCCTCCGCTAGACAAGCCCCCCAGTGCTCTGCCTCACAGGACTATGGCCACCACCATGTCCACCCGGCGCCTAATGCCCACAGCTCGCCTCGTAGCAGCCAGCGTAGCCGTATGGCTTGCTACACCCTGAACCACAGTCCAGCCCAAAGCTTTAACGAGCAAGAGGACACGGGTGTAGGTTACAGTTCGGATTGTCCCACTTCCACCTTGTCTGTACTCGGAAACGGGGCTATGGAAAGAGATATACTCAACTCTTTGGATGGCAATCAGTCACAGCTCCACCAATTGCAACCCCCACATCTGCCTGAGAAGAAGAGGGCATCGGACGGGGAGAATTCACTGGGAAGAGCCTCTCCGGCGCTAAGTGGTTTCTCAAGTCCACACAGTGGGAGCTCGCTGAGTATCCCCTTTCCTAATGTCTTACCTGATCTGTCTGCACAAATGCCAGGAACAGGCTCACTTCTGCCAG ATGTTCTTAACAGCAAGCAGGTTACTGTCAAATTTGTACAGGACACATCCAAATTCTGGTACAAGCCTGACATCTCAAGAGACCAAG CTATTTCAGTCTTAAAGGACAAAGAGCCAGGCTGCTTCATTGTGCGGGACAGCCATTCATTCAGGGGGGCCTACGGTCTGGCGATGAAGGTGGCCACACCTCCACCTTCAGTTATCCAGCAGACCAAGAAAG gcggagatctTTCTAATGAATTAGTGCGCCACTTCCTGATTGAATGCACACAGAGGGGGGTTCGCTTGAAGGGTTGCCCCAATGAGCCTTATTTTG gaagtTTAACTGCACTGGTTTGCCAACATTCAATTACTCCCTTGGCTCTACCTTGCAAACTCATCATTCCAGACAGAG ACCCACTAGAGGATGTTGTGGAGAACACCTCACAGTCAGTCACCAACTCTGCTGCAGAGCTCCTCAAACAAGGAGCAG CTTGTAACGTGTGGTACCTAGGCTCGGTGGACATGGAGTCCCTGACGGGGGTCCAGGCGGTGCAGAAGGCCACCGGTATGACTCTGAGCTCTAATCCTCCTCCAATTTCCACGGTGGTACATTTCAAGGTGTCCTCACAGGGAATCACCCTCACTGACAACCAGAGGAA GCTTTTCTTCAGGAGGCATTACAACGTCAACACTGTTATATTTTGTGCTTTGGACCCTCAAGATAGAAA GTGGAAAAAGGATGGCTGTCTATCAGCAAA gatttttggctttgtggccAGAAAAAGCGGCACTTCCATGGACAACGTGTGTCACCTGTTTGCAGAGCACGACCCTGAGCAACCGGCAAGTGCCATCGTCAATTTTGTGTCCAAGGTGATGATTGGCTCGCATAAGAGTAAGTGA